From Saccharothrix espanaensis DSM 44229, the proteins below share one genomic window:
- a CDS encoding prenyltransferase/squalene oxidase repeat-containing protein: MPLRRTAVAVAVALSALVAAPAAQAAPVTTKSPAEAAAGWLSGRLVAGERMETEFNGVAYPDHGLTIDALLAFDAAGVAQAGAGKALSWLTAPANVAAYTTDPSASKYAGAHAKLALAVLAQGGDPTSVGGVDLIAGLTALRTASGRFADQSQWGDYSNTFTQSLAVITLARHGDAPANAVTFLAGTACPDGGFPLDIGKPTCTAQADATGMAVQALLAAGNTDTAGDTVTDTAIAAAAKGLDWLVKRQDPADGGFGDDAQGGPGAASNANSTGLAAQALRVGGRTAAADKAAGYLAGLQVGCGDPAAGAIALDAKGFNPAIAVRVTSQAVLGLVGTGLAEISSAGDKPAAPVLECAEPTTTTTEPTTTTTTAPPVEDTTTTTTTTTTTPAAGFVVTGSGTLARTGVEAGPAVLLGALLVLTGGLALVVARRRAAAVRR; the protein is encoded by the coding sequence ATGCCGTTGAGAAGGACCGCCGTCGCAGTCGCCGTCGCGCTGTCCGCGCTCGTCGCGGCCCCCGCCGCGCAGGCCGCGCCGGTCACCACGAAGTCACCGGCCGAAGCCGCCGCGGGCTGGCTGTCGGGCCGGCTCGTGGCCGGCGAGCGGATGGAGACCGAGTTCAACGGCGTCGCCTACCCCGACCACGGGCTGACCATCGACGCCCTGCTGGCCTTCGACGCGGCCGGCGTCGCGCAGGCCGGCGCCGGCAAGGCGTTGTCCTGGCTGACCGCGCCCGCGAACGTGGCCGCCTACACCACCGACCCGTCCGCCTCGAAGTACGCCGGGGCGCACGCGAAGCTCGCCCTGGCCGTGCTCGCCCAGGGCGGCGACCCGACCAGCGTCGGCGGCGTCGACCTGATCGCCGGGCTCACCGCGCTGCGGACCGCGTCGGGCCGGTTCGCCGACCAGTCCCAGTGGGGCGACTACAGCAACACCTTCACCCAGTCGCTCGCGGTGATCACGCTCGCCCGGCACGGTGACGCCCCGGCGAACGCGGTGACCTTCCTGGCCGGCACCGCGTGCCCGGACGGCGGGTTCCCGCTCGACATCGGCAAGCCCACCTGCACCGCGCAGGCCGACGCCACCGGCATGGCCGTGCAGGCGCTGCTCGCCGCCGGCAACACCGACACCGCCGGCGACACCGTCACCGACACCGCGATCGCCGCCGCGGCCAAGGGCTTGGACTGGCTCGTCAAGCGGCAGGACCCCGCCGACGGCGGCTTCGGCGACGACGCCCAAGGCGGCCCGGGTGCGGCCTCCAACGCCAACAGCACCGGGCTGGCCGCGCAGGCGCTGCGGGTCGGCGGGCGCACGGCCGCCGCCGACAAGGCCGCCGGCTACCTGGCCGGTCTCCAGGTCGGCTGCGGTGACCCCGCAGCGGGCGCGATCGCCTTGGACGCCAAGGGTTTCAACCCCGCCATCGCGGTCCGCGTCACGAGCCAGGCCGTGCTCGGCCTGGTCGGCACCGGACTCGCCGAGATCTCCTCGGCCGGTGACAAGCCCGCCGCGCCCGTCCTGGAGTGCGCCGAGCCCACGACGACCACCACCGAACCCACCACGACGACCACGACCGCCCCGCCCGTCGAGGACACCACCACCACGACGACCACGACGACGACCACGCCGGCCGCCGGGTTCGTCGTGACCGGCTCGGGCACCCTGGCCCGCACCGGCGTCGAGGCCGGCCCGGCGGTGCTGCTGGGCGCGCTGCTCGTCCTGACCGGCGGGCTCGCGCTGGTCGTGGCGCGCCGGCGGGCCGCGGCGGTGCGGCGGTGA
- a CDS encoding cytochrome P450, whose protein sequence is MASVRDGLVAWVARRSVTRWLMGRIGSRALSLLPDGALVPLKRDGLVPAAELERMREAGPIHRLPMPFGVKVWLVTGQPEAKKVLSDTDAFSNDYARLGAAVGIEQTPGGLGFADPPDHTRLRKLLTPEFTMRRLSRLVPRIDEIVTERLDAMAAADGPVDLVREFALPIPSLTICELLGVPYADRDRFQELAAARFDLFGGANSALGAISESLKYMEQIVRRERREPGEGLLGMIIREHGDEVTDEELAGLADGVLTGGFDTTASMLALGAIVLMSDPAARAAVKDDDRAVAPVVEELLRHLSVVQVAFPRFAKRDLVIADTEIGEGDVVVVSLAAANREGLDRLEFDAARKVSAHLAFGYGAHRCVGAELARMELRAAYPALLRRFPDLRFAEDRPSFRAASIVHGVDTLMVHTR, encoded by the coding sequence ATGGCGTCCGTGCGCGACGGCTTGGTGGCGTGGGTCGCACGGCGTTCGGTCACGCGGTGGCTCATGGGCAGGATCGGTTCGCGCGCGTTGTCGCTGCTCCCGGACGGTGCGCTGGTCCCGTTGAAGCGGGACGGGCTCGTCCCGGCGGCCGAGTTGGAGCGGATGCGGGAGGCCGGCCCGATCCACCGGCTGCCGATGCCGTTCGGCGTGAAGGTGTGGTTGGTCACGGGCCAACCCGAGGCCAAAAAAGTGCTTTCCGACACAGATGCGTTCAGCAACGACTACGCGCGGCTGGGCGCGGCGGTCGGCATCGAGCAGACGCCGGGCGGCCTCGGGTTCGCCGACCCGCCCGACCACACCCGGCTGCGCAAGCTGCTCACGCCCGAGTTCACCATGCGCCGGCTGTCCCGGCTGGTGCCCCGCATCGACGAGATCGTCACCGAGCGGCTGGACGCGATGGCCGCCGCGGACGGGCCGGTGGACCTGGTCCGGGAGTTCGCGCTGCCGATCCCGTCGCTGACGATCTGCGAGCTGCTCGGCGTGCCCTACGCCGACCGCGACCGGTTCCAGGAGCTGGCGGCGGCCCGGTTCGACCTGTTCGGCGGCGCGAACTCGGCGCTGGGCGCGATCTCCGAGTCGCTGAAGTACATGGAGCAGATCGTCCGCCGGGAACGCCGCGAGCCCGGTGAGGGCCTGCTCGGCATGATCATCCGCGAGCACGGCGACGAGGTCACCGACGAGGAGCTGGCGGGCCTGGCCGACGGCGTGCTCACCGGCGGGTTCGACACCACCGCGAGCATGCTGGCGCTGGGCGCGATCGTGCTGATGAGCGACCCGGCCGCGCGGGCCGCGGTGAAGGACGACGACCGGGCCGTGGCCCCGGTGGTGGAGGAGCTGCTGCGGCACCTGAGCGTGGTGCAGGTGGCGTTCCCCCGGTTCGCCAAGCGCGACCTGGTGATCGCCGACACCGAGATCGGCGAGGGCGACGTGGTGGTGGTCTCGCTGGCCGCCGCCAACCGCGAGGGGCTCGACCGGCTGGAGTTCGACGCGGCCCGCAAGGTCTCGGCGCACCTGGCGTTCGGCTACGGGGCGCACCGCTGCGTCGGCGCGGAGCTGGCCCGGATGGAGCTGCGCGCCGCCTACCCCGCGCTGCTGCGCCGGTTCCCGGACCTGCGCTTCGCCGAGGACCGCCCGTCGTTCCGCGCGGCGTCCATCGTGCACGGCGTGGACACCCTCATGGTCCACACCCGCTGA
- a CDS encoding cobalamin-binding protein: MVEDGVMRIVSLLPAATDLVAELGFADALVGRTHECDWPASVASVPVVTSTGIDQDRMGSREISAAVRGGPAHRGSSLYGLDEALLARLAPDLVLTQDLCEVCAVSYRRVSEAVRVLDAGPRVLSLEPSTVDEVLDCLRRVGEVLGVPAVAARREAALRERWAAVGAAVAGRPRPRVVAIEWLDPVWPAGHWVPEQIACAGGEPLLAAPGEHTSAVDWRAVLDARPDVVLVLPCGFPPDRTEAELTVLTSRPGWAELGAPTWVLDGPSYFNRPGPRVVRGAEVLAHVLHGVSVGAPVDRSQARRVR; the protein is encoded by the coding sequence ATGGTCGAGGATGGGGTCATGCGGATCGTCTCCCTGCTGCCCGCCGCCACCGACCTGGTCGCCGAACTGGGGTTCGCCGACGCGCTGGTCGGCCGGACCCACGAGTGCGACTGGCCGGCGTCGGTGGCGTCGGTGCCGGTGGTCACCTCGACCGGGATCGACCAGGACCGGATGGGCAGCCGGGAGATCTCGGCGGCGGTGCGCGGCGGGCCGGCGCACCGGGGCTCCTCGCTCTACGGGCTGGACGAGGCGCTGCTCGCGCGGCTCGCGCCCGACCTGGTGCTGACCCAGGACCTGTGCGAGGTGTGCGCGGTGTCCTACCGGCGGGTGTCCGAGGCGGTCCGGGTGCTCGACGCCGGGCCCCGGGTGCTCAGCCTGGAACCGTCCACCGTGGACGAGGTGCTGGACTGCCTGCGCCGGGTCGGCGAGGTGCTGGGCGTGCCGGCGGTCGCGGCCCGGCGCGAGGCGGCGCTGCGGGAGCGGTGGGCGGCGGTGGGCGCGGCGGTGGCCGGGCGGCCCCGGCCCCGGGTGGTGGCGATCGAGTGGCTGGACCCGGTGTGGCCGGCCGGGCACTGGGTGCCCGAGCAGATCGCGTGCGCCGGCGGCGAGCCGCTGCTGGCCGCGCCCGGCGAGCACACCTCGGCGGTGGACTGGCGGGCCGTCCTCGACGCCCGGCCGGACGTGGTGCTGGTGCTGCCGTGCGGGTTCCCGCCGGACCGCACCGAGGCGGAGCTGACCGTGCTGACCTCGCGGCCGGGGTGGGCGGAGCTGGGCGCGCCGACGTGGGTGCTCGACGGTCCGTCGTACTTCAACCGGCCCGGCCCGCGTGTGGTGCGCGGCGCGGAGGTGCTGGCGCACGTGCTGCACGGCGTGTCGGTCGGCGCGCCCGTCGACCGCTCGCAGGCCCGCCGGGTGCGGTGA
- a CDS encoding DMT family transporter: MGLLALLWGSVFLWIELALTGLTPVQITVIRCALGTAVLLVLAGFGRQKLPRDQATWGHLVVAALFCNALPFVLFGIGQQTVDSGVAGVLNATTPLWSVLIGLALRTEPRLTPARVGGLVLGFAGVVLIFAPWQRDGLASWGALALLGAAASYAVAFTYMGRTLVGRAGPMAISAGQMAAATGLSALGLPLSGPAHPNATALVAVVILGVFGTGFTFVLNYRIIEEEGATSAATVGYLLPVVSVGLGALVLGEPLTPRIVAGMAVVLLGVALTRSAAAKPPQEGSAPRPSPVLPTERDQPGGHSTEPR, from the coding sequence ATGGGACTGCTGGCCCTGCTGTGGGGGTCGGTGTTCCTGTGGATCGAACTCGCCCTCACCGGCCTGACCCCGGTCCAGATCACCGTGATCCGCTGCGCGCTGGGCACCGCCGTGCTGCTCGTGCTCGCCGGGTTCGGCCGCCAGAAGCTGCCGCGCGACCAGGCGACCTGGGGGCACCTGGTCGTCGCGGCGCTGTTCTGCAACGCCCTGCCGTTCGTGCTGTTCGGCATCGGCCAGCAGACCGTGGACTCCGGCGTCGCCGGCGTCCTCAACGCCACCACCCCGCTGTGGTCGGTGCTCATCGGACTGGCCCTGCGCACCGAGCCCCGGCTCACCCCGGCCCGGGTCGGCGGCCTGGTCCTCGGCTTCGCCGGGGTCGTGCTGATCTTCGCGCCCTGGCAGCGGGACGGCCTGGCGAGCTGGGGCGCGCTCGCCCTGCTCGGCGCGGCCGCCAGCTACGCCGTCGCGTTCACCTACATGGGGCGCACGCTGGTCGGCCGGGCCGGGCCGATGGCGATCTCGGCCGGCCAAATGGCGGCCGCCACCGGCCTGAGCGCGCTCGGCCTGCCGCTGTCCGGGCCCGCCCACCCCAACGCCACCGCGCTGGTCGCCGTCGTGATCCTCGGCGTGTTCGGCACCGGGTTCACCTTCGTGCTCAACTACCGGATCATCGAGGAGGAGGGCGCCACCAGCGCGGCCACCGTCGGCTACCTGCTGCCCGTCGTGTCGGTCGGCCTCGGCGCGCTCGTGCTCGGCGAGCCGCTCACGCCCCGGATCGTGGCCGGCATGGCGGTGGTGCTGCTCGGCGTCGCCCTGACCCGGTCGGCCGCCGCCAAGCCGCCACAAGAAGGGTCCGCTCCGCGCCCGTCGCCGGTTTTGCCCACTGAGCGTGACCAGCCCGGCGGCCATTCGACCGAACCCCGTTGA
- a CDS encoding S8 family peptidase: MRPPLTSLAVLAAVATTAGLTAGVASAAPHQAPIVSPAATATATPIPGSYIVTLNRQSRSATAAAAAAGVTPTRVYDSAFTGFAATLTPNQLRKLSRDPAVRLIEQDLLVTDALDTTQPSPPSWGIDRVDQKNLPLSASYTYTATGAGVHAYIIDTGITPSHPDYGGRATFDHNAIDTNNTDCQGHGTHVAGTIGSQTYGVAKGVRLHGVKMMNCAGSTTTSAAIGAVDWVTRNAQKPAVANTSWNYPATASLETAIRNMIASGVFLATSAGNTGGNSCDRLPRKVETASVVASTERTDARSSFSSTGSCVDLYAPGSAIISTLRTGATGSMSGTSMATPHVAGVAALYKSRYGDQPSATVHNWLTTNATPNVVSGGTTGGTVNRLLFTAGL, translated from the coding sequence GTGCGTCCTCCCCTCACGTCCCTCGCCGTGCTCGCCGCCGTCGCCACGACGGCCGGCCTCACCGCGGGCGTCGCCTCCGCAGCACCGCACCAGGCGCCGATCGTCAGCCCGGCGGCCACCGCGACCGCCACCCCCATCCCCGGCAGCTACATCGTCACCCTGAACCGGCAGTCCCGCAGCGCCACCGCCGCGGCCGCCGCGGCCGGCGTCACCCCGACCCGCGTGTACGACTCCGCGTTCACCGGGTTCGCCGCCACCCTCACCCCGAACCAACTGCGCAAGCTCAGCCGCGACCCGGCCGTGCGGCTCATCGAGCAGGACCTGCTCGTCACCGACGCCCTCGACACCACCCAGCCCAGCCCGCCGTCGTGGGGCATCGACCGCGTCGACCAGAAGAACCTGCCCTTGTCTGCCAGCTACACCTACACCGCCACCGGCGCGGGCGTGCACGCCTACATCATCGACACCGGCATCACGCCCAGCCACCCCGACTACGGCGGCCGCGCCACGTTCGACCACAACGCCATCGACACCAACAACACCGACTGCCAGGGTCACGGCACGCACGTCGCCGGCACCATCGGCTCCCAGACCTACGGCGTGGCCAAGGGCGTCCGGCTGCACGGCGTGAAGATGATGAACTGCGCCGGCAGCACCACCACCAGCGCCGCGATCGGCGCGGTCGACTGGGTCACCCGCAACGCCCAGAAACCCGCCGTGGCCAACACCTCCTGGAACTACCCGGCCACCGCGAGCCTGGAGACCGCGATCCGGAACATGATCGCCTCCGGGGTCTTCCTGGCCACCTCGGCGGGCAACACCGGCGGCAACTCCTGCGACCGGCTGCCCCGCAAGGTGGAGACCGCGAGCGTGGTGGCCTCCACGGAACGCACCGACGCCCGCTCGTCGTTCTCCAGCACCGGGTCCTGCGTCGACCTCTACGCGCCCGGCAGCGCGATCATCTCCACCCTGCGCACCGGGGCCACCGGCTCCATGAGCGGCACCTCCATGGCCACCCCGCACGTCGCCGGCGTCGCCGCGCTCTACAAGTCCCGCTACGGCGACCAGCCGTCGGCGACCGTGCACAACTGGCTCACCACCAACGCCACGCCCAACGTGGTCAGCGGCGGCACGACCGGCGGCACGGTCAACCGCCTGCTGTTCACCGCCGGCCTGTGA
- a CDS encoding PEP/pyruvate-binding domain-containing protein, with amino-acid sequence MGEPPLVLPLADPAAEPDLVGGKGASLARLVRAGLPVPDGFHVTTHAYRLADEGREMPPEVEAAILAALPEGPLAVRSSATAEDLPDLSFAGQHDTFLDVRGPDVVDAVRRCWASLRTDRAVRYRARNGITETAMAVVVQRLVPADAAGVLFTANPVTGARDETVVNAAPGLGEALVGGEVTPESHVVRQGVVRSTGDLLDEAQVLELARLGARIQRLHGGPVDVEWARHDGRFAILQARPVTALPEVWNDSLRGDYLWTCANLGEAVPSVMTPATWSIAQALGQPPIAGHPTTGNIGGRFYLNISAALAVGTALGLGRLMRRLAEHVFGRLPEGVEVPRLPLSRVATLRAAVAAIGPFLKENRDHKRRIGGLLAAAPARAEDLRARIAATATAADLRALWTSDVRRLLHDEIRVYDAGARIGLGANAKLRRTLDRLVGERDATALLTGAHGTSGELASLGPLLALSRLRRGELDRESYLRDWGHRFADEFEVSVPRPAEDPTWLDRRLADTGPDPHDLLAGQAAAREGAWRRLVAGHPARAAALRRRLAALAESTRARERARSEMVRGFAVLRAFLVRASELTGHDAFFLALPETLAVLAGDPAPATAIPARRAAHHRYRALPRYPTVILGRFDPESWAADPDRRTDVHAPSAAPAGDGVSGFPGSAGVAEGVARVLATVDDGDALRPGEILVTTVTNIGWTPLFPRVAAVVTDIGAPLSHAAIVARELGIPAVVGCGNATTRIRTGDRIRVDGTRGTVTTLP; translated from the coding sequence ATGGGGGAACCACCACTCGTACTGCCGCTGGCCGATCCGGCGGCCGAACCCGACCTCGTCGGCGGCAAGGGCGCGTCGCTGGCCCGGCTCGTCCGGGCCGGCCTGCCGGTGCCCGACGGCTTCCACGTCACCACGCACGCCTACCGGCTCGCCGACGAGGGCCGGGAGATGCCGCCCGAGGTCGAGGCGGCGATCCTGGCCGCCCTGCCCGAGGGGCCGCTGGCCGTGCGCTCCTCGGCCACCGCCGAAGACCTGCCGGACCTGTCGTTCGCCGGCCAGCACGACACCTTCCTCGACGTGCGCGGCCCGGACGTGGTCGACGCCGTGCGGCGCTGCTGGGCGTCGCTGCGGACCGACCGCGCCGTGCGGTACCGCGCCCGCAACGGCATCACCGAGACCGCCATGGCCGTCGTCGTGCAGCGCCTCGTGCCCGCCGACGCCGCCGGCGTCCTGTTCACCGCGAACCCGGTCACCGGCGCCCGGGACGAGACCGTCGTCAACGCCGCACCCGGCCTCGGCGAGGCCCTGGTCGGCGGCGAGGTGACCCCCGAGTCCCACGTCGTGCGCCAGGGCGTCGTGAGGTCGACGGGCGACCTGCTCGACGAGGCGCAGGTGCTCGAACTCGCCCGGCTCGGCGCGCGCATCCAGCGGCTGCACGGCGGCCCGGTCGACGTCGAGTGGGCGCGCCACGACGGCCGGTTCGCGATCCTGCAGGCCCGGCCGGTGACCGCCCTGCCCGAGGTCTGGAACGACAGCCTGCGCGGCGACTACCTGTGGACGTGCGCCAACCTCGGCGAAGCCGTGCCGAGCGTGATGACCCCGGCCACCTGGTCGATCGCCCAGGCCCTGGGCCAGCCGCCGATCGCCGGGCACCCCACGACCGGCAACATCGGCGGCCGGTTCTACCTCAACATCAGCGCCGCCCTGGCCGTGGGCACCGCGCTCGGCCTCGGCCGGCTCATGCGCCGGCTCGCCGAGCACGTGTTCGGCCGCCTCCCGGAGGGCGTCGAGGTGCCCCGGCTCCCGCTGTCCCGGGTGGCGACGCTGCGCGCCGCGGTCGCCGCGATCGGCCCGTTCCTCAAGGAGAACCGCGACCACAAGCGGCGCATCGGCGGCCTGCTCGCCGCCGCGCCCGCCCGCGCCGAAGACCTGCGGGCCCGCATCGCCGCCACGGCGACGGCCGCCGACCTGCGCGCCCTCTGGACCTCGGACGTGCGGCGCCTGCTGCACGACGAGATCCGGGTCTACGACGCCGGCGCGCGGATCGGCCTGGGCGCGAACGCGAAGCTGCGCCGCACCCTCGACCGCCTGGTGGGGGAGCGCGACGCCACCGCGCTGCTGACCGGCGCGCACGGCACGTCCGGCGAACTGGCCAGCCTCGGCCCGCTGCTCGCGCTGTCCCGGCTGCGCCGCGGCGAACTCGACCGCGAGAGCTACCTGCGCGACTGGGGCCACCGGTTCGCCGACGAGTTCGAGGTGTCGGTGCCCCGGCCCGCCGAGGACCCGACCTGGCTGGACCGCCGGCTCGCCGACACCGGCCCCGACCCGCACGACCTGCTGGCCGGGCAGGCCGCCGCCCGGGAGGGCGCCTGGCGGCGGCTGGTCGCGGGCCACCCCGCTCGGGCCGCCGCCCTGCGGCGCCGGCTGGCCGCGCTCGCCGAGTCCACCCGGGCCCGCGAACGCGCCCGCTCGGAGATGGTGCGCGGGTTCGCGGTGCTGCGCGCGTTCCTGGTCCGGGCCAGCGAGCTGACCGGCCACGACGCGTTCTTCTTGGCCCTGCCCGAAACCCTCGCGGTGCTGGCCGGCGACCCCGCGCCGGCCACCGCCATCCCGGCCCGCCGCGCCGCCCACCACCGCTACCGGGCCCTGCCGCGCTACCCGACGGTGATCCTCGGCCGCTTCGACCCGGAGTCGTGGGCCGCCGACCCGGACCGCCGCACCGACGTCCACGCGCCCTCGGCCGCACCGGCCGGCGACGGGGTGTCCGGCTTCCCCGGCTCGGCCGGCGTGGCCGAGGGCGTGGCCAGGGTGCTCGCGACCGTGGACGACGGCGACGCCCTGCGCCCCGGCGAGATCCTGGTGACGACGGTGACCAACATCGGCTGGACCCCGCTGTTCCCGCGCGTGGCGGCGGTGGTCACCGACATCGGCGCGCCGCTCTCGCACGCCGCGATCGTGGCCCGCGAACTCGGCATCCCGGCCGTCGTCGGCTGCGGCAACGCCACCACCCGCATCCGCACCGGCGACCGCATCCGCGTGGACGGCACCCGCGGCACCGTCACCACCCTGCCCTGA
- a CDS encoding 4-hydroxybenzoate 3-monooxygenase: MRTQVAIVGAGPAGLLLSHLLSLRGVDSVVVENRSRAYVEARIRAGVLEQDTVDLLVASGLGDRLREHGMRHDGIHLQWPGERHRIDFRALTGRSVWIYGQTEVVKDLLGVRGDDVWFEVTDTALHDVDTDRPRLSFVDAEGTPRVVQADVVVGADGFHGVSRPTIPAGRAWEREYPYAWLGILAEVPPSTDELIYAWHPRGFAMHSMRSPRLSRLYLQVAPGERVEDWSDDRIWDELGVRLGLDGWSLGTGPIVDKGVTPMRSFVSTPMRHGRLFLVGDAAHIVPPTGAKGLNLAVADVAVLTEALGAFFAEGRTDLLDGYEDRALRRVWRCTHFSWWMTSMLHTSGDELDQQLQLAQLAYVCSSEAAATSLAENYVGLPHDTGHTA; encoded by the coding sequence ATGCGCACACAGGTCGCCATCGTCGGCGCCGGGCCGGCCGGGTTGTTGCTGTCCCACTTGCTGTCGTTGCGGGGTGTGGACTCGGTCGTGGTGGAGAACCGCTCGCGGGCCTACGTCGAGGCCCGGATCCGGGCCGGGGTGCTGGAGCAGGACACGGTGGACCTGCTGGTGGCCTCCGGGCTCGGCGACCGGTTGCGCGAGCACGGGATGCGGCACGACGGCATCCACCTCCAGTGGCCGGGCGAGCGGCACCGGATCGACTTCCGGGCGCTCACCGGGCGGTCGGTGTGGATCTACGGGCAGACCGAGGTGGTCAAGGACCTGCTCGGGGTGCGCGGCGACGACGTGTGGTTCGAGGTGACCGACACCGCGCTGCACGACGTGGACACCGACCGGCCACGGCTGTCCTTCGTGGACGCCGAGGGCACGCCCCGGGTGGTCCAGGCCGACGTGGTCGTGGGCGCGGACGGGTTCCACGGGGTAAGCCGGCCGACCATCCCGGCGGGGCGCGCGTGGGAGCGCGAGTACCCGTACGCGTGGCTGGGGATCCTGGCCGAGGTGCCGCCGTCGACCGACGAGCTGATCTACGCGTGGCACCCGCGCGGGTTCGCGATGCACAGCATGAGGTCGCCGCGGTTGAGCCGGCTGTACCTCCAGGTGGCACCGGGCGAGCGGGTGGAGGACTGGTCCGACGACCGGATCTGGGACGAGCTCGGGGTGCGGCTGGGCCTGGACGGGTGGTCCCTGGGGACGGGGCCGATCGTGGACAAGGGCGTCACGCCGATGCGCAGCTTCGTCAGCACGCCGATGCGGCACGGTCGGCTGTTCCTGGTCGGCGACGCGGCGCACATCGTGCCGCCGACCGGCGCGAAGGGGCTGAACCTGGCGGTGGCCGACGTCGCGGTGCTGACCGAGGCGCTGGGCGCGTTCTTCGCCGAGGGGCGGACGGACCTGCTCGACGGGTACGAGGACCGGGCGCTGCGCCGGGTCTGGCGGTGCACGCACTTCTCGTGGTGGATGACGTCGATGCTGCACACTTCGGGCGACGAGTTGGACCAGCAGCTGCAACTGGCCCAACTGGCTTACGTCTGCTCCTCGGAGGCTGCCGCGACGAGCCTCGCCGAGAACTACGTCGGGCTCCCCCACGACACCGGCCACACCGCCTGA
- a CDS encoding IclR family transcriptional regulator encodes MAGGSTQPGRGVMAKALDVLSAFDGSRDGLPLGELSRRCGLPLSTTRRLAADLVAEEVLERLPDRRYVVGRRLWQLGLLARVQGDLRDVALPFLQDLYEATRENVHLAVRDGDAALYLERLHGRASVPLVSRPGGRLPLHATGVGKVLLAHSPPEVVAEVVAGAAKVTPYTITEPGRLVRELGEVRRRGYARTVQEMTLGTCSVAVPVVDAEGAVVASIGLVMATRKDPTRHLAPLRVAAGGISRALR; translated from the coding sequence ATGGCCGGAGGTTCGACCCAGCCGGGGCGCGGGGTGATGGCCAAGGCGCTGGACGTGCTCTCCGCGTTCGACGGCTCCCGCGACGGCCTCCCGCTCGGCGAGCTGTCCCGGCGCTGTGGCCTGCCGCTGTCGACCACCCGGCGGCTCGCCGCCGACCTCGTCGCGGAGGAAGTGCTCGAACGCCTCCCCGACCGCCGGTACGTGGTGGGGCGCAGGCTCTGGCAACTCGGCCTGCTGGCCCGGGTGCAGGGCGACCTGCGGGACGTGGCGCTGCCGTTCCTCCAAGACCTGTACGAGGCGACGCGGGAGAACGTGCACCTGGCGGTGCGCGACGGTGACGCGGCGCTCTACCTGGAACGCCTGCACGGCCGGGCGTCCGTGCCGCTGGTGAGCCGCCCCGGCGGCCGGCTGCCGCTGCACGCCACCGGGGTCGGCAAGGTGCTGCTGGCGCACTCGCCCCCGGAGGTGGTGGCCGAGGTGGTCGCGGGCGCGGCGAAGGTGACCCCGTACACGATCACCGAACCGGGTCGGCTGGTGCGCGAACTGGGCGAGGTGCGGCGGCGCGGCTACGCGCGGACCGTCCAGGAGATGACGCTGGGCACGTGCTCGGTGGCGGTGCCCGTGGTCGACGCCGAGGGCGCGGTGGTGGCGTCGATCGGCCTGGTGATGGCGACCCGGAAGGACCCGACCCGCCACCTGGCCCCGCTGCGCGTCGCGGCCGGCGGCATCTCCCGCGCCCTGCGCTGA
- a CDS encoding RNA ligase family protein, with the protein MDDGRGRGRPRKDPERLARWTPPEGWSRLVAWISPEEKRALKHAAADAGVPVAELVRSLAGVLASGAVTHVELIDRAVRGRPAMEKIPTLFERDDRFRVVDRPRAECAWVFAGEGVGTEKLDGTNVRLTVRSGHLVRVEKRRNPGKEQKLLGIVDGWYVDTSPDAADDKWVLAAAGNTDVTGWADGEHSCEALGPRIQGNPLGLADHLCVPFDVAAPVYEQAPRGYRELAAYLAGLESRFSPGNLAEGIVFHHPDGRRAKIKRKDFPKAA; encoded by the coding sequence GTGGACGACGGCAGAGGTCGGGGCAGGCCCCGCAAGGACCCGGAACGCCTGGCCCGCTGGACACCGCCCGAAGGGTGGTCCCGGCTGGTCGCCTGGATCTCCCCGGAGGAGAAGCGGGCGCTCAAGCACGCCGCGGCGGACGCGGGCGTGCCGGTCGCCGAACTGGTCCGGTCGTTGGCCGGGGTGCTCGCCTCCGGTGCCGTTACCCACGTCGAACTGATCGACCGAGCGGTGAGAGGCAGACCTGCGATGGAGAAGATCCCCACGTTGTTCGAGCGGGACGACCGGTTCCGCGTCGTGGACCGGCCGCGTGCCGAGTGCGCGTGGGTCTTCGCCGGCGAGGGTGTGGGCACCGAGAAGCTGGACGGGACCAACGTGCGGCTGACCGTGCGCTCCGGGCACCTGGTGCGGGTCGAGAAGCGGCGCAACCCGGGCAAGGAGCAGAAGCTGCTCGGGATCGTGGACGGCTGGTACGTCGACACCTCGCCCGACGCCGCCGACGACAAGTGGGTCCTCGCGGCGGCCGGCAACACCGACGTGACCGGCTGGGCGGACGGCGAGCACTCGTGCGAGGCGCTCGGGCCGCGCATCCAGGGCAACCCGCTCGGGCTGGCCGACCACCTGTGCGTGCCGTTCGACGTGGCCGCGCCGGTGTACGAGCAGGCGCCGCGCGGCTACCGCGAGCTGGCCGCCTACCTGGCGGGTCTGGAGAGCCGGTTCTCGCCGGGGAACCTGGCGGAGGGGATCGTGTTCCACCACCCGGACGGGCGGCGGGCGAAGATCAAGCGCAAGGATTTCCCGAAGGCGGCCTGA